The nucleotide window TGCGAAGAACGTATGCCCTGGCAATGGCTGCATCGACCGCGTGCATCAACGCGTCTTCATTGACGGGCTTGGTGAGGAAATCAACTGCCCCGCCCTTCATGGCAAGGACCGCGGACGGCACATCGCCTCTCCCGGTAATGAAAATGACGGGAATTCGCGAGTCCGTGCGAACCAGCTTCTGAACTTCCAGTCCGTTCATATCCGGCATTCGCATATCCAGGATCAGACATGCAACGACATTCTTTTGACGCGGCGTATCCAGAAACTCTCCACCGGAGCTAAACGCCTGAACGTTTCTTCCGTTTGCGCGCAGCAGCGCGGAGAGTGCTTCTCGCACCCGCCTTTCGTCGTCGACCACGTAGACTAATTC belongs to Paraburkholderia aromaticivorans and includes:
- a CDS encoding response regulator transcription factor; this translates as MESASELVYVVDDERRVREALSALLRANGRNVQAFSSGGEFLDTPRQKNVVACLILDMRMPDMNGLEVQKLVRTDSRIPVIFITGRGDVPSAVLAMKGGAVDFLTKPVNEDALMHAVDAAIARAYVLRKEAEDATTLQALYQSLTPREQEILPLLASGLLNKQAAAILGITEYTVQVHRGHIMRKMQADSFATLVRQASKLQLETSSTTTSDV